A stretch of Girardinichthys multiradiatus isolate DD_20200921_A chromosome 20, DD_fGirMul_XY1, whole genome shotgun sequence DNA encodes these proteins:
- the sys1 gene encoding protein SYS1 homolog, with protein MASNFRSYIWDPVLILCQIVLMQCIYYSFLGLWLAGVDSLVRSSRSLNQIFSYEVLGFATVQGRLSMMAFILNSLTSALGLWFFIRRGKQCLDFTITVHFFHMIGCWIYNSHLPSALSWWLVNVACIALMAVIGEYLCMRTELRAIPVNTGPKSNL; from the exons ATGGCCAGCAACTTCCGGAGCTACATCTGGGACCCAGTCCTCATTTTATGCCAGATTGTCTTGATGCAATGTATCTACTACAGCTTCCTAGGCCTGTGGTTGGCTGGAGTGGACAGCCTTGTGCGGAGTAGTCGGTCACTAAATCAGATTTTCAGCTATGAA GTCCTTGGTTTTGCAACAGTGCAGGGCAGGCTCTCAATGATGGCGTTTATCTTGAACTCTCTTACCAG TGCTCTCGGTCTGTGGTTCTTCATCCGCCGAGGGAAGCAGTGCCTGGACTTCACGATCACCGTGCACTTTTTTCACATGATTGGTTGCTGGATCTATAACTCCCACCTTCCCTCGGCCCTCTCCTGGTGGCTCGTCAACGTGGCCTGCATCGCGCTGATGGCTGTTATAGGGGAGTACCTGTGCATGCGGACTGAGCTCAGGGCAATTCCAGTCAACACTGGACCCAAATCTAACCTGTGA